DNA sequence from the Pedosphaera parvula Ellin514 genome:
CGATATCGACATCCAAATTCTTCAAAACGCGGGCAGCAACACCATCACCTTCACGCAAAAGTCCCAGAAGGATATGTTCCGTTCCTACATAAGTATGATTTAAAGCCTTCGCTTCCTTGGCCGCCAGCGCGAGGACTTTCTTCACTCGCGGGGTATAAGGAATATTGCCAATCATTTTCTGATCGGGGCCGGTTCCCACATGCTTCTCAACTTCCATTCGTACGGTTTCCAGGTCCAAACCGAGTTTTTGAAGTACATTAACTGCAACGCCTTGCCCTAATTTAATTAAGCCGAGCAACAAATGTTCAGTGCCGACAAAGTTATGGTTAAAGCGATCTGCTTCTTTACGTGCCAACGCTAATACCTGTTGAGCGCGGGGCGTAAAATTATTCATGGATTCTTCGCTCATATTAAATAATGCTATTGTTTCTCAGGTTTGTCCAATTTGCCACCTTCTGAACCACTCGGCTTTGAGATCGGTCGGCTCACTGCCTTCAAATGCTCACGAACCATATCTGCTCTGAGCAAATCGCGTTCTTCAGCCGAAAGCTTTTCTGAATATTGTCTTTGCAAATGGGCTGGTTGGGTCAGGATAAATAACTCGTCGGTGAGGGATCGATCACTGCCGGGGAACAACCCCAGATCCATGCCCAAACGCATTAAGGATAACAAGTTCATTGTTTCCTTGGAACTGATGCTATGGGCATTCGCCAAAATACCGTATGCACGTCCGATGTGATTGTAAACCATCTTCGGCTTTTTTTCCAATAGAGTCCCCCGGGCATTTTCTTCGTGCTCGATAATTTGCGAAAGCACCTTATCCAGCCGTTCAACAATGGCAGACTCCGCCTCTCCCAGGGTCATTTGATTGGACACTTGGAAGACATTGCCCAGGGCCTCTGTGCCTTCTCCATACAGGCCGCGCACTGCCAATCCGAGCTTGTTTACGGACTGAATGATCGGATTGATCTGCTCGGCCAAAACCAGCCCGGGCAGATGCAACATGGCGCTAACACGGATGCCCGTGCCCAAATTGGTGGGGCAGGCGGTCAAATAGCCTACATCCTGGCTGAAAGCATATTCCAACCGCTTTTCCAGGACAGAATCAGCCTGATCAATTGCCATCCACGCTTGCTTTAGCTGCAATCCAGGCCTCAAGGCCTGCATCCGGAGATGGTCCTCTTCATTAATCATGAAGCACAGGGATTCATCCCGGTTCAGCACCAAACCGCTTCCGGCGCTCTTGGCCGCATGTTCACGGCTGATCAAATGGCGCTCGACTAAAATCTGTTTATCCAGTGTCGATAAATTGTCCATCGACTCTGAAAATGCGCCCCTCATCTCTGGCAGAGTCTCCACCGCAGGCCGAATTTGATCCAAAATCCTGACCCGTTCAGGTTTCTTGGCCCAACCGGGAAAGGCAGCGTCGCGAATGTTGCGGGCGAGACGCACCCGGCTGGACATCACAATCCGGTCATGTGGACCCTTCCGTCTCGCGCTTTCCGCAGGAGGAATTAGAAATTCGTGAATGTTCATCTCAGCTTTAGTCAGCCTTCGTCGATGTGGCATTGCCTGTTTTGTTACCCATTTGCTTGATTTCGTCGCGGAGAATTGCGGCCTGTTCGAAGTTTTCATCTTCGATGGCCTTGGCCAGTTTCTTCTGCAAGGTCTTGAGACGTTCTGCTGTGTCCCGACTTTGCTGAAGTGCTGCGGGGACTTTGCCCACATGACGCACGCCTTTGTGCATGGTTTTGAGCAAACCTTCGAGTCCTTCTGCGAATGTGTTGTAACAGTCTGCGCAACCGAGCCGCCCGGCTTTCTTGAAATCAGCCTGGGTAAAGCCGCACTTGGGGCACTTCAATTCAGCGCCACCTGCGGACTGCTCGATTTCCTGCGATGCACCCAATCCCAGCAACAAATCCGCCAGCGAGAACCCGGCTGGATCGTTCACTCCCTTATTCTTGGCGCACTCTTCGCAGAGATCCACCTTTTGCATTTTATCCCCAGCGATCTGGGTCAAATGCACCGTGGCCTCTTTCTCTTTGCAGATACAACACATCATAATTCTTATGGGTATATCGGCTCACCCGAGCCATTAGTCAAGGTGTGGTACTTGGTCACTAACTGCTTCGTTACTGCTCCTGGCTTGCCGGTTCCAATCACGCGCCCATCAATCTTCACTACCGGGATCAATTCTGCTCCCGTGCCGGTCAGAAAACACTCATCCGCATTATAAATGTCATACCGCGTCAGGTTCGGTTCGCTCACGTTCATCCCGGAATCCTTCGCCAGATTGATAACCACTTCGCGCGTGATGCCATATAATGCCCCCGCTGAAAGCGGCGGCGTGAAAAGCTGGTTCCCCTTAACAATAAAGATATTGTCGCCGGTGCACTCCGCCACATAGCCTTCGCTGTTCAACATGATGGCTTCTTCAACGCCGCCATTGTTTGCCTCAATCTTTGCCAGGATGTTGTTCAGATAATTCAAAGACTTGATCGCCGGGTTCAACGCATTGTGAAGGTTGCGAGTCGTTGCCACCGTGATGATGTCCAACCCGTTCTTGTAATACTCCGGTGGGTAAAGCTGAATCTTACCGGCAATGACAATCACAGATGGCTTCTTGCAACGGTTTGGATTCAACCCGAGTGTTCCAATCCCGCGTGTAACCACCAAACGGATGTACCCATTGCGCAGTTTGTTCTGACGGCAGGTGTCCACCACCGCCTTCATGATCTGCGCATGCGTCATTGGAATATCCAGCAAAATTGCCTTGGCCGAATAAAACAGGCGGTCAATATGTTCCTTCAGTTTGAAGACACGTCCATTATAAGCGCGGATCCCTTCAAAAATTCCATCACCGTAGAGCAGTCCGTGATCAAACACGGAGATTTTGGCGTTCTGCTCACTATAATATTTCCCATCGATAAAGATTTTCATGGCTCGAAAGACGACGCCAAACTAGTTAAATCCCTTCTTTTACGCAACTAAGGATTTGCTTGTTTCTGCGTATTTCTACGGTACTCCATAAATCTGAATTCCAAATCTTGGCCGTCTCCTCCTTTAATTTCTTTTCCCTGTGGCCTAAAATGGCTGTAGCCAACGACACCTCCGTTCTTGACTCCCTTACACCCATTGAAGCAGGGTGATGCTCATTCAACTTGGAACCATTGAAATATAGCATATGCCAAACCCCTGGACTGGAAAAGGTAACCCTTACACCCGCAAGGAAGTTGTCGAACGTCTCCGGGCCACCCTCAAGAAGGGCGAACCCATCATCGCCGCTGGCGCTGGGACCGGCATCAGCGCGAAATTCATCGAACGCGGAGGAGCCGACCTCATCATCATATATAATAGCGGCCGCTTCCGCATGGCCGGCCACGGCTCGACCGCTGGTTTGATGGCCTATGGCGATGCCAATGCGGTTGCCATGGAAATCGGGGAATACGAAGTCCTGCCCATTGTTGAGGAAATCCCTGTTATCTGTGGTGTCCATGCTACCGATCCCCGCCGCCGCATGTGGCATTGGCTGTTGCAAGTCAAGGATATGGGCTTTTCCGGCGTCAATAACTTCCCGACCCACACCATCGTTGATGGTCATTTCCGGCAGGTCCTCGAAGAAACCGGCATGAGCGTGAAGAAGGAGTTCGAAATGGTTGCCATTGCCCGTAAGATGGACCTCTTCTCCATCGTTTACGTCGCCACCCCGGAGGAAGCCCAGGCCATGGCCGAAGCCGGAGCCGACGCCATCATCGCCCATGTCGGCACCACCATCGGCGGCTCCATCGGCGTCCAAGGTGCTGTCTGTACCATGGATGACGCCGTCACCCGCACCCAAAGCATCATCGACGGTGCCCGCAAAGTCCGTAAGGACATCATTTTTCTTTCTCACGGCGGTCCCATCTGCTCGCCTGAGGATGCCGCCTATATCAATGAACATACCGACTGCGTCGGTTTCGTTGGCGCTTCCAGCCTCGAACGCCTGGGCGTTGAGAAATCCCTCACCGACCTCACGAAGAAATTCAAAACCATCCCCGTCCGCAAGGAATCGCTGAAGCCGTTCAAGAAGAAATAACCGGCCAGCGACATTGCCGAATATCCAAGGCGCAGAGCAGAGGAGCACACCTCCTTCGTTCTGCGCCTGTTTCATTTCAGGAATATGCTTCCTATTCTCCACCACAACGCTCCATTTTGAACTTGATTGATCCAACATTGTGACCCGTTCCGACATCTCGTTTCGCTTCTTGATTCTTGAAATCTGAGTTCAGTCGGTTGTTGCCGATTTTTTTCACCTTCATCCAGCTACATCCACCTTCTACTACCCTCATCCACTTCCGATTCCCCCCTTTTCCCATTTGGCGTTTGAAATTTGCCATTCGCAATTTTCATGGCCGTCATCCACCGCCCGACCCCCTATACACGTATTAATTCGAAAACCATCTTGCACCCACAGATGACTGACAATTGACCTATCGAAAAAATTTTTCACCGTTATATGGCGTTAGACTCTTCCATTCGATAATTGAAATTCGGCATTCGAAATTTTCTTAGCCTTCCGATACCTTCTATTACCTTCCAATGGCTTCCGATACCTTCCGAACCCCCATACACGTAATAATTGTTGAAAACCATTTTGACGCAAAACGTCACATCGTCCCTCCATAACTTCGGTTTCATTGGACATTCAAACGAGCTTCCGTTAACCGACGATCGACCTCCAATGTCTCTCAAACACCAACCCCGTCCGTGCTTCAAAGAGACCATGGAAAGCGAGGTGAAAGCCCAATGAAAGACCTTTAGAAATGTGCTCTGATTCTTGGTTGTCATGCGAATCCTGGCATTCGGCACTCCATTTATTTGTATGCTGCAAGAAAAGTATGAAAAACCGACACACTTGTCAATAGACAAAAGCCATACAGAGGTATAAACGACATATCACCAAATGCGGATTCAACGTTACGTAGCCACCGGGGAAAGGAGGCGGTGCCTGACACACTTTCGACGTCATCCGCGTACGCGGCCGAAGATGGCAACCGTGCGCCAGCCATCCATTAAATGGTGGAATGAGGCTTCGCCCGAATTCAAGCCTCGTCGGTGATTTTGCTGAGCCCATCGAGCCTGTCTGCGGACGCAGTCAAGATTCCAATCCCTCGCGCAAGCAGTCGTTCACTCAGGTGGAATGAGACTGGTGCCCGTCTGGAAGAACCTGCGCCGTTTCCCTGATATTGCTTGCGCCCCGGCCACATGCCCAAATTCGCGTACGCGCCCCACGACTGGACGTTGTCCATCCTTCAGGATGCTCCACCGAGACTTCGGATTTGATTTGACCGCTTATATTCGACATCTCAGGCTTCCTCCGCTGTATGCGCGCCCTGTCACTTCTCTTATTACTCTCGACCCTTCTCTTGCAAGGCTGCCAATACGATCCCTACGCACACCTTTACACCACTGAAAAACCAAAACCAGAAGACCTCGTCGGCGCATACACCTTGCTGCGCCAAACCGTGGACGAACAGCATCCTTCAGCGCTGCAAGGAAAACCTTGTCTGATCGAGTTACATGCAGATGGCACCTTCATCGCTTCCAATGTGCCTCCTTGGACTATCGGAGAGCCAGCAACCAATTTTTTCGATACCCTTATTAGCGATACCGGCTCGTGGCGCCTTGACACCACTGGGACGGTCAATGGGACTCACCCCAAACCTGACCCGATCTGGGGCATTTACCTGGACTCAGCAAATTCAAAGATCGCGCCGATTCACATCGCTGGAACCAAGGCCCCATTTGGATTGGTCTTCACTCTTGGCGATCCCGACAGTGGACAAGCCATGCTCTTCACCAAGCAATTCTCGCCAGGCACGCCTGACGACCAAAGCATCGACCCATTCACTTTAGACGAAATTTCCGACGGCATTCCTGGCATCTCCTGGTTTCTCATACTCGTTTTAATTATCTGTGCATTCTTCGTGATGATTGTAGCCCTGGCAGTCACAGCCATCGTTGCCTTCGGTATCACAATTCTGGTGGGCCTCGGCATAATCTCCAGCTCCGTTTTTTTTGGCTTTTTGCGACGCAGCCCCGCCTCAGGCTTTCGAGCATTGTTTCTTCAGCTCGGAGCCATCGCTGGAATCGCGTGCGGCATCGGTGCTGTTTGGCTGGTGTCATGGGCCGCGCATGCGCATTGGAATCCAGCTTGCAAAATCCTCCTTGGAGGAACCAGCGGTCTCCTCTGTGGTCTTCTTGCTGCTCTCCTATTCAACTTTTTGTGGGGTAGGGCGGCCACTTGGCTTCTTAACCGATGCACTACTCATAAAATTTGAAGCTTTCCACTTGGGAATCAACTCCTGACGGGAATCACGCGACGATCTTAAGCCAACCATAAACTGCCTGACGGTCCACCCTCGCCCTTTGAGTTGGGAGAGGGCAGGGTGAGGGAAGATGCCTGGTGAAGCATCCATCATTGGGTAACAGGATTTACTTCCACCTTTATCCGCGTCCAACAAACCACCCCTGTTTTGCTTTGACCCGCCGGGCTGGAAACGAAACACTCCTGTTTGTTACTGCGCGGGTGCGCAAACAATAAAGGCAATCAAAAAATCGTATGGCTTACATAGTTGTTCCAGAGTCGGGAGAAAAAGTTGTGGACCACATCGAGTTGAACCTTTCACGCAAGGCTCGGCCCTTCTTCTTTGCCGTGAGCAACCAGGCGATCTACATCCCGCGCATCAAGCTCATAGCCAAAACCGATCCGTATTACTTTCAGCGGGTACCCCTCGATCAGCTTCAGAACGTGACGGTCAGGCGGTTGCGCCCATATGCGCTTTGGCTGCTTGCAGCCTTGATGATACCCATTGGCTTGATGACAACGATTTGGATGATGGAGCCGCTGTTGAGGAATGCGCCCGGCACACACCGTATCTCTGGCTGGCCAATCGCCGTTTTTGTTGGTGGTTTCATTATCCCTTTCGCGGCCAAAGGAAGATTTGGGTTGGATATTCGATTTAACGGCGGGAAATATCGTTGGAAACCGCCATTGGTGGTGGATGGTGAGTCTAAACAATTGGTTTTGGAAACCTTTCAAAGAATTGTTGAAGCTTGCCAACACGTTCGCGTTCAAATTTCAGACGAACGTGTGAAGTCCTAAAGATTACTCACGTTCATGCGCCGCCCCAAATATTTCACCAACCTGCCGCTTTGGTTTCTATTAAGCTTCATCCTCTTCATTCCCGGTTGGTTTATTCCAATATTCCATGCTAAAGGGGCGGAGTACCTGAGTGCCGCCAGCATCGTTTCAGACCTGGTCCGCGCTTTTCGCTTCAATCCCAAAATATATCTCCCTTTGCTGATGTTCTTCCTCCTCTTCGCCGTGCCCGCGCTCTCCCTTGGTTGGGTCATCCAATGCCTGATCGTCATGGCCCGCGCAAAACGCCTGAAGTCATAAGATTTTGCGGCCTATTCCGGGACCGGCCGACCACCCCTCGAAAACTGGCCGGGGCCGAATGGCTCAATAACGCAACAATGCCAAATCTCCACCCGGTGACACTTTCTTTTTGAGGCAATTCGGACAATTCGTGACGCCAAATAACCCAAACAATAACCTTGTTTGGCCTGCCGGATTTCCCTACAGTTGAGCTATCCTCCCGTAAAAGGAGTACAAATCATGTCCGAGCCAAAGACTAATAAGAAACGCAGATGGAACTGGGTCCTGAGTGACTACATCCGCAAGGCTTTCAAACGTTATTACGAATTTTCCGCCAGGTTAAAGGGCCAAACATTTTATTGTGAGGTTCTGCATGGCCATGCCGAGTACAATCTTACCATCAATTCAGATTCCACCGTTTCCTGCAACTGCCAGGATTATGATGGCTCGGGTCATATCGGCGATTTGAACAAAAACACCTTTGAAGAAGTCTTTTTTGGTCCGGTAGCTCAGGATCTTCGGAAGACTCTTGCCAAAGGGAAAATACCGCTCGCGGCCTGCACCCGCTGCAGCGGACTCAAACGCATCGCCCGCTCAAAAATTCCCAAGGATTTTTGGGATGGAAAGGAAAAACTGCAGAAAGGACCGCCACCGTCAACTCCGCACGACGGTTCAGACTGGCCTGCACCGCGCCTTCCCTACCGGGGGATGCTCCTGGAAAACACGGTGAATTGTAACATCGATTGCCTCGGTTGCGATCGCGGAAGTGCTGCCCTGATTCGTAAACAACGGTTCATGCCGCTGGAACAAATCACCAAAATGGCCGATCTTGT
Encoded proteins:
- a CDS encoding protein arginine kinase, encoding MNIHEFLIPPAESARRKGPHDRIVMSSRVRLARNIRDAAFPGWAKKPERVRILDQIRPAVETLPEMRGAFSESMDNLSTLDKQILVERHLISREHAAKSAGSGLVLNRDESLCFMINEEDHLRMQALRPGLQLKQAWMAIDQADSVLEKRLEYAFSQDVGYLTACPTNLGTGIRVSAMLHLPGLVLAEQINPIIQSVNKLGLAVRGLYGEGTEALGNVFQVSNQMTLGEAESAIVERLDKVLSQIIEHEENARGTLLEKKPKMVYNHIGRAYGILANAHSISSKETMNLLSLMRLGMDLGLFPGSDRSLTDELFILTQPAHLQRQYSEKLSAEERDLLRADMVREHLKAVSRPISKPSGSEGGKLDKPEKQ
- a CDS encoding UvrB/UvrC motif-containing protein, producing the protein MMCCICKEKEATVHLTQIAGDKMQKVDLCEECAKNKGVNDPAGFSLADLLLGLGASQEIEQSAGGAELKCPKCGFTQADFKKAGRLGCADCYNTFAEGLEGLLKTMHKGVRHVGKVPAALQQSRDTAERLKTLQKKLAKAIEDENFEQAAILRDEIKQMGNKTGNATSTKAD
- the ilvE gene encoding branched-chain-amino-acid transaminase; the protein is MKIFIDGKYYSEQNAKISVFDHGLLYGDGIFEGIRAYNGRVFKLKEHIDRLFYSAKAILLDIPMTHAQIMKAVVDTCRQNKLRNGYIRLVVTRGIGTLGLNPNRCKKPSVIVIAGKIQLYPPEYYKNGLDIITVATTRNLHNALNPAIKSLNYLNNILAKIEANNGGVEEAIMLNSEGYVAECTGDNIFIVKGNQLFTPPLSAGALYGITREVVINLAKDSGMNVSEPNLTRYDIYNADECFLTGTGAELIPVVKIDGRVIGTGKPGAVTKQLVTKYHTLTNGSGEPIYP
- a CDS encoding phosphoenolpyruvate hydrolase family protein codes for the protein MPNPWTGKGNPYTRKEVVERLRATLKKGEPIIAAGAGTGISAKFIERGGADLIIIYNSGRFRMAGHGSTAGLMAYGDANAVAMEIGEYEVLPIVEEIPVICGVHATDPRRRMWHWLLQVKDMGFSGVNNFPTHTIVDGHFRQVLEETGMSVKKEFEMVAIARKMDLFSIVYVATPEEAQAMAEAGADAIIAHVGTTIGGSIGVQGAVCTMDDAVTRTQSIIDGARKVRKDIIFLSHGGPICSPEDAAYINEHTDCVGFVGASSLERLGVEKSLTDLTKKFKTIPVRKESLKPFKKK
- a CDS encoding radical SAM/SPASM domain-containing protein; this encodes MSEPKTNKKRRWNWVLSDYIRKAFKRYYEFSARLKGQTFYCEVLHGHAEYNLTINSDSTVSCNCQDYDGSGHIGDLNKNTFEEVFFGPVAQDLRKTLAKGKIPLAACTRCSGLKRIARSKIPKDFWDGKEKLQKGPPPSTPHDGSDWPAPRLPYRGMLLENTVNCNIDCLGCDRGSAALIRKQRFMPLEQITKMADLVRNLGLQQLFYLNLGEPFLSPNVGPELSVIRQKNPDCRIVISSNAIILNTDAKREAALYATHIFFSVAGINDEMLEKYEKRGSFEKAYANMKALVEFRNARGLTAPIIEWKYLLFNWNDKHETLEKAIEMAKAIGVDYISFWPTNNPIYGSSWRYRLGKLDDIGETSWKGREVDLRKYRKIIELVPA